The Thermococcus sp. genomic sequence AGGGTATCTTTGCCGCTGGAGACGTTGCCAACGGGCCGACGAAGGTCGGGAGGGCGATAAAAGACGGCCTCTACACCGCTGTCGCTATCGATAAGTGGCTCAGGGGGGAGCTCTGATGGAGAGGAAGTACCTCTACGTGGACTACCTCACCTGCATAGGCTGCGAGACCTGCCAGACGGTCTGCGACTTTATCCATGACGGAAACCCTCACATAAGGATTTACGTCACCGAGAACAAGCAGTACCTCCCCATAAACTGCAAGCACTGCGACGACGCGCCCTGTATAAGGGTCTGTCCGACCCAGGCGATATACCGGGACGAGGACGGTGC encodes the following:
- a CDS encoding 4Fe-4S dicluster domain-containing protein, producing MAQGGALMERKYLYVDYLTCIGCETCQTVCDFIHDGNPHIRIYVTENKQYLPINCKHCDDAPCIRVCPTQAIYRDEDGA